One segment of Polaribacter huanghezhanensis DNA contains the following:
- a CDS encoding glycosyltransferase: protein MIKILHIARPVAGLGVYISLLTKYINKNKFSNAIICNTNDEIIELLDTNNHKISTYHANLIRKINLINDVKTFFKIVKILKKERPDIIHCHSAKAGILGRLAGAYLKITTFYTPHAYSYLSAEGKFKKYFFKKLEKLLGFLPSKTIACSESEYIRATTDINIAKDKVLLWCNSVEDVFVSEKAAISEVLPKEYICTIGRVSYQKNIQLLIESIKIVKKKNAAIHLVILGAGLYSPMLNQVNQLINKHSLKDNITIIPWLKRTKTLAILQQSKFYVSSSRYEGLPYSLLEALALKKPCVVTNVDGNKDVIKDNFNGFVTLENPEDIALKINMLIENNELLQQFSINARKEYETRYDIDKNIILLENLYNH, encoded by the coding sequence ATGATTAAAATCCTACATATTGCAAGACCCGTTGCAGGTCTTGGTGTCTATATTTCTTTACTAACAAAGTATATAAATAAAAACAAGTTTAGCAACGCAATAATTTGTAATACAAATGATGAAATTATTGAACTTTTAGACACAAATAATCATAAAATAAGTACTTATCACGCAAATCTTATAAGAAAAATAAATCTAATAAACGATGTCAAAACTTTTTTTAAAATTGTAAAAATTTTAAAAAAAGAGCGCCCAGATATTATTCATTGTCATAGTGCTAAAGCTGGAATTTTAGGAAGATTAGCTGGAGCATATTTAAAAATAACAACATTTTATACTCCGCATGCTTATTCTTATTTAAGTGCAGAAGGTAAATTTAAAAAGTATTTTTTTAAAAAACTAGAAAAACTACTTGGGTTTTTACCTTCAAAAACAATAGCTTGTTCAGAATCTGAATATATAAGAGCTACAACAGATATTAATATTGCTAAAGATAAAGTTTTGCTTTGGTGCAACTCGGTAGAAGATGTTTTTGTTTCAGAAAAAGCGGCAATTTCTGAAGTGCTTCCAAAAGAATATATTTGTACTATTGGAAGAGTTTCGTATCAAAAAAATATTCAACTTTTAATCGAATCCATAAAAATTGTAAAAAAGAAAAATGCAGCTATTCATCTTGTAATTCTTGGAGCAGGATTATATTCTCCGATGTTAAATCAGGTAAATCAATTAATTAATAAACACTCTTTAAAGGATAACATTACAATAATCCCTTGGCTAAAAAGAACTAAAACGTTAGCTATTTTACAACAAAGTAAATTTTATGTATCTTCATCAAGATATGAAGGTTTGCCATATTCTTTGCTAGAAGCATTAGCACTAAAAAAACCATGTGTAGTAACAAATGTTGATGGAAATAAAGATGTTATAAAAGATAATTTTAATGGATTTGTAACATTGGAAAATCCAGAAGATATTGCATTAAAAATTAATATGCTTATAGAAAATAATGAATTGCTCCAACAATTTTCTATAAACGCAAGAAAAGAATATGAAACACGTTATGATATAGATAAAAATATAATTTTGCTAGAAAACTTATACAATCACTAA